In Holophagaceae bacterium, the sequence CAGCTCCCACCAGCTTCCGGATCCCTTCTTCGTCATCGCCACCCAGAATCCCATGGACCATGCGGGCACATTCCCCTTCCGGAATCGCAATTGGACCGGTTCGCCCGCGTGCTGCACCTGGGTTATCCCGACCCCGTGAACGAACGCAAAGTGGTCACCGGCCAGGCCGGGGGCAGAGCGGCTGACAG encodes:
- a CDS encoding AAA family ATPase, whose product is MLPSDLLGVHLWDAETKTFRFQQGPGFCNVLLLDELNRIGPKTQSALLEVMVEGQVTLTAAPTSFRIPSSSSPPRIPWTMRAHSPSGIAIGPVRPRAAPGLSRPRERTQSGHRPGRGQSG